Proteins from a single region of Candidatus Falkowbacteria bacterium:
- a CDS encoding alanine--tRNA ligase, which produces MTTKELRQKYLDFFKSKGHEIIPSASLIPENDATVLFTMAGMHPLVPFLMGEKHASGTRLVDSQKCIRTGDIEDVGDNRHLTFFEMLGNWSLGDYFKKEAIEWSWEFLTSKDWLGLDPKRIYITVFQGDDSAPLDEESVKLWQEQFAKVNITAELDKEGKWTSENVRIFALPAEDNWWGLNIGPCGPCSEMFYDTRPEEGFTELTFDELVDNGKFFEVWNDVFMEFDKDAAGKLTPLEKKNVDTGMGLERTVAVLNGEKEVFDIEEFAVLFEKISELCDKKYEDNKSAFRIVADHVRAAAFILGDEKGVQPSNVDQGYILRRLIRRAVRYGKQLGIEEVFTSKIAEVVIKQMADVYPELKNNKDFIINQLVLEEEKFAHTLENGLKQLGKLQESKKEKKQESKITGEEAFDLFSTYGFPLEMTKELAGEQGLTVDEVEFEKEFVKHQELSRAGAEQKFKGGLADQGESTTKLHTATHLLQAALQQVLGEHIKQKGSNITPDRLRFDFTHEEKMTDEQKKQVEDLVNDWIKQDLQIVCEEIPYMDAKERGVVGLFEDKYGDVVKVFSIGDVSAEMCGGPHVEQTGDLGHFKIRKEESSSAGVRRIKAILE; this is translated from the coding sequence ATGACAACGAAGGAACTTAGACAAAAATACTTAGATTTTTTCAAAAGTAAAGGACATGAAATTATTCCATCAGCTTCATTAATTCCAGAAAATGATGCTACAGTTTTATTTACTATGGCGGGAATGCACCCATTAGTACCATTTTTAATGGGCGAAAAACATGCTAGTGGAACTCGTTTAGTTGATTCACAAAAATGTATTCGTACAGGCGATATTGAAGATGTTGGAGATAATCGGCATTTAACATTTTTTGAAATGTTGGGCAATTGGAGTTTAGGTGATTATTTTAAAAAAGAAGCTATTGAATGGAGTTGGGAATTTTTAACTTCCAAAGATTGGTTAGGTTTAGACCCTAAACGAATTTATATTACGGTTTTTCAAGGTGATGATTCAGCCCCTTTGGACGAAGAATCCGTTAAACTTTGGCAAGAGCAGTTTGCTAAAGTTAATATTACCGCCGAATTAGATAAAGAAGGTAAATGGACAAGTGAAAATGTGCGCATTTTTGCTTTGCCAGCAGAAGATAATTGGTGGGGCTTAAATATTGGACCTTGCGGACCATGTTCAGAAATGTTTTATGACACCCGACCAGAAGAAGGGTTCACTGAATTAACTTTTGATGAACTGGTAGATAACGGTAAGTTTTTTGAAGTTTGGAATGACGTGTTTATGGAATTCGATAAAGATGCGGCTGGTAAGTTAACTCCACTAGAAAAGAAAAATGTGGACACTGGCATGGGATTGGAACGCACGGTAGCGGTTTTGAATGGCGAAAAAGAAGTATTTGATATTGAAGAGTTTGCCGTTTTATTTGAAAAAATAAGTGAGCTTTGTGATAAAAAGTATGAGGACAATAAATCAGCTTTTCGCATTGTTGCTGATCATGTTCGAGCTGCAGCTTTCATTTTAGGTGATGAAAAGGGAGTTCAACCCTCAAATGTTGATCAAGGCTACATTCTTCGGCGTTTAATTCGTCGCGCAGTTCGTTATGGTAAACAGCTAGGAATTGAAGAAGTGTTTACATCTAAAATTGCTGAAGTTGTGATTAAACAAATGGCAGATGTTTATCCTGAATTGAAAAATAATAAAGATTTCATTATCAATCAATTGGTTTTGGAAGAAGAAAAGTTTGCCCATACACTTGAGAATGGATTAAAGCAACTTGGGAAATTGCAAGAAAGTAAAAAAGAAAAAAAGCAAGAAAGCAAAATTACTGGGGAAGAAGCATTTGATTTATTTTCTACTTATGGATTTCCTTTGGAAATGACTAAAGAATTAGCCGGCGAGCAAGGGCTTACAGTTGATGAAGTAGAATTTGAAAAAGAATTTGTAAAACATCAAGAGTTATCCCGCGCGGGTGCTGAACAAAAGTTCAAAGGTGGTCTAGCTGATCAGGGTGAATCAACCACGAAGTTGCATACTGCCACTCATTTACTGCAAGCAGCATTACAACAAGTTTTAGGCGAACATATTAAACAAAAGGGAAGTAACATTACTCCTGATCGTTTACGTTTTGACTTTACCCATGAAGAGAAGATGACAGATGAACAAAAAAAACAAGTTGAAGATTTAGTTAATGATTGGATTAAACAAGACTTGCAGATTGTGTGTGAAGAAATCCCCTATATGGACGCAAAAGAACGTGGTGTGGTTGGTTTGTTTGAAGATAAATATGGCGATGTGGTAAAAGTTTTCTCCATCGGTGATGTGAGTGCTGAAATGTGTGGCGGTCCGCATGTTGAACAAACTGGTGACTTGGGCCATTTTAAAATTAGAAAAGAAGAATCCAGTTCAGCTGGTGTTCGTAGAATAAAAGCGATTTTAGAATAA
- the mnmA gene encoding tRNA 2-thiouridine(34) synthase MnmA: MKNEIKQRVAVGMSGGVDSSVAAALLKEQGHEVIGVFMKFWSENIKGKIRENICCSLESSEDARQVCNKLGVPFYVIDMKVPFKKKIVDDFVNEYECGHTPNPCVRCNQYIKFEELWKKLKPMGVDFVATGHYARVETIHELSLPPRALLRAGRDKNKDQSYFLHQIQQKHLKHTLFPLGDYTKPNVRKLAKKYGLSTASKKESQEICFVADGKVGEFLKRYIKFEKGNIVDVGSEDVLGQHEGLPLYTIGQRKGIGLAGGPWYVVQLDKKKNILWVSKDEKDLDSKELIVRSVNWISGEQPKLPLKCKCKIRYRSDFVVATIHELSQGKYRVEFTKPQRAITSGQYCVFYKGEECLGGGVIE; this comes from the coding sequence ATGAAGAATGAAATTAAACAACGAGTAGCAGTAGGCATGTCCGGCGGTGTTGATTCATCAGTTGCTGCAGCATTATTAAAAGAACAGGGCCATGAGGTCATTGGTGTTTTTATGAAATTTTGGAGCGAGAATATTAAAGGTAAAATTAGAGAAAATATTTGTTGTTCGTTGGAGTCATCAGAGGATGCGAGACAAGTTTGTAATAAACTTGGAGTTCCGTTTTATGTAATTGATATGAAAGTTCCGTTTAAGAAAAAGATTGTAGATGACTTTGTTAATGAATATGAATGTGGTCATACTCCAAATCCATGTGTGCGTTGCAACCAATATATTAAATTTGAGGAATTGTGGAAGAAATTGAAACCAATGGGAGTTGATTTTGTCGCGACCGGGCATTATGCCCGGGTAGAGACAATTCATGAATTGTCTCTACCACCGCGCGCATTGTTACGCGCGGGTCGCGACAAAAACAAAGACCAGTCATATTTCCTTCATCAAATCCAGCAAAAACATTTAAAACATACTTTGTTCCCATTGGGAGATTACACTAAACCAAATGTTCGCAAGTTGGCAAAAAAATATGGTTTATCAACGGCTAGTAAAAAAGAATCACAAGAGATTTGTTTTGTTGCAGACGGCAAGGTTGGCGAATTTTTAAAAAGGTATATAAAATTTGAAAAGGGAAATATTGTTGACGTTGGTTCTGAAGATGTTCTTGGCCAACACGAAGGACTGCCTTTGTATACAATTGGCCAACGGAAGGGGATTGGTCTTGCCGGCGGTCCTTGGTATGTTGTTCAATTAGATAAAAAGAAAAACATCCTTTGGGTAAGTAAAGATGAAAAGGACTTGGATTCAAAAGAATTGATTGTGAGGTCGGTTAATTGGATTTCTGGTGAGCAACCAAAATTACCATTAAAATGTAAATGTAAAATTCGTTATCGAAGCGATTTTGTCGTAGCGACAATTCATGAATTGTCGCAAGGCAAATATCGGGTTGAATTCACAAAACCTCAGCGCGCCATCACTTCCGGACAGTATTGTGTTTTTTATAAAGGCGAGGAGTGCTTAGGTGGCGGTGTTATTGAGTAG
- a CDS encoding D-alanyl-D-alanine carboxypeptidase, whose protein sequence is MDIKRWVVLLSIIVFCFAIYQAADAKTLDTVIVDFDQSTLERGYTVQSVDKQLWVPIFPNFHQGKLLVKISKNDNFNDLPEKKKAVSGFYTFDIRKDKPGFMERAQLIAMTYESDNDLDKAIYFYDNHQQKWRELPSKIDYENKLIRAKTIFPYAKVAVLENDSSALTAQSAIVVDKDSGSIIFQKNMNDVRPIASMTKLVSALVFLDHNPGWDKVMTMQKSDYVGGATLWAKEGDQITVKDIFYATLVGSKNNTTHVLVRATGLTLDEFVQKMNEKVRGFGLTKTNFVEPTGLNENNISTAFEMAAISKRAFKNIDILKSTTTKWYKVEPINKDVVYWVKNTCIKILDRDLYITGSKTGWTDEAGYNLVMQAKGSTTELIALVMGAKIRMNYEEVYNLLKKYL, encoded by the coding sequence ATGGATATTAAGCGTTGGGTAGTTTTACTCTCAATTATTGTGTTTTGCTTTGCAATTTACCAGGCAGCTGATGCTAAAACATTAGACACTGTTATTGTTGATTTTGATCAGTCGACACTGGAAAGAGGGTATACAGTTCAAAGTGTTGATAAACAGCTTTGGGTTCCAATTTTCCCAAATTTTCATCAGGGTAAACTATTAGTTAAAATTTCCAAGAATGATAATTTTAATGATTTACCTGAAAAGAAGAAAGCAGTTTCTGGGTTTTATACTTTTGATATTCGAAAAGATAAACCGGGGTTTATGGAACGTGCCCAGCTGATTGCGATGACTTATGAAAGTGATAATGACCTAGATAAGGCGATTTATTTTTATGATAATCATCAACAAAAGTGGCGAGAGCTTCCTTCAAAGATTGATTATGAAAATAAATTAATTCGAGCCAAAACAATTTTCCCATATGCGAAAGTGGCTGTTTTGGAAAATGATTCGAGCGCTTTAACTGCGCAGTCCGCAATCGTGGTTGATAAAGATTCCGGTAGTATCATTTTTCAAAAGAACATGAATGATGTGCGACCGATTGCTAGCATGACAAAATTAGTTTCCGCTTTAGTTTTTCTTGACCACAATCCTGGTTGGGACAAGGTTATGACTATGCAGAAGTCAGACTATGTAGGCGGAGCTACTCTCTGGGCAAAAGAAGGGGATCAGATTACAGTAAAAGATATATTTTACGCGACCTTGGTCGGTTCAAAAAACAATACTACTCACGTTCTCGTTCGAGCCACTGGATTGACACTGGATGAGTTTGTTCAGAAGATGAATGAAAAAGTAAGAGGATTTGGATTAACGAAAACTAACTTTGTTGAACCCACTGGATTAAATGAAAATAATATTTCTACCGCTTTTGAGATGGCCGCAATTTCGAAAAGAGCATTCAAGAATATTGATATTCTCAAGTCTACAACCACAAAGTGGTACAAAGTTGAACCGATAAACAAAGATGTAGTTTACTGGGTGAAAAATACTTGCATAAAGATTTTAGATCGAGATTTATATATTACGGGTTCTAAGACTGGCTGGACTGATGAGGCTGGTTATAATCTTGTCATGCAGGCGAAAGGATCTACCACGGAATTAATTGCCTTGGTGATGGGCGCCAAGATTCGGATGAATTATGAGGAAGTGTATAACTTGCTAAAAAAATATTTATAG
- a CDS encoding prepilin-type N-terminal cleavage/methylation domain-containing protein, translating into MFTKSKGFTLVEILIVLVIVGILLSGLVLVLSAKEKELRDSKRVSDMQAVHSALAVVKNETGSFQRSYCPLSFVSMCANVENSELIKVLPELKSINDPKVKNVSCATPDACLSKGCNYTLVKLEENDYEILFNLEKGSGQYNEGGCYKVTPDGISKK; encoded by the coding sequence ATGTTTACAAAAAGCAAAGGCTTTACTTTGGTTGAAATTTTGATAGTATTAGTTATTGTAGGGATACTCTTATCTGGATTAGTTTTGGTTTTAAGTGCAAAAGAAAAAGAATTAAGAGATTCTAAGCGAGTTAGTGATATGCAGGCTGTGCATAGCGCATTGGCAGTAGTGAAAAATGAGACTGGAAGTTTTCAAAGATCATACTGTCCTTTGTCATTTGTTAGTATGTGCGCAAATGTTGAGAATTCTGAATTAATCAAAGTTTTGCCAGAATTAAAATCAATTAACGATCCAAAAGTAAAAAATGTTAGTTGTGCTACACCAGATGCTTGTTTGAGTAAGGGCTGTAATTATACTCTTGTGAAACTGGAAGAAAATGATTATGAAATTTTGTTTAATTTAGAAAAGGGTTCAGGTCAGTATAATGAAGGTGGTTGTTACAAGGTGACACCAGACGGCATTAGTAAAAAGTAG
- a CDS encoding prepilin-type N-terminal cleavage/methylation domain-containing protein, with product MKRIKGFTLIELLVVIAIIGLLSSLAVVSLGDIREKARDTKRLSDMDALQTSLQLVNNEYGGFGADLGCPNEAQDYGGAFVHQCVGGNLGEYLTTVANMKDPLGVASCQSDCTKPCDYTIRGINDDEFAVYFYLETGAGQFKEPGCYFLTDKGIIKK from the coding sequence ATGAAAAGAATTAAAGGGTTTACTTTGATTGAACTATTAGTCGTTATTGCTATTATTGGGTTACTCTCATCTTTGGCAGTTGTTTCTCTTGGTGATATTAGAGAAAAAGCTCGTGATACCAAACGTCTTAGTGATATGGATGCTCTTCAGACTTCCTTGCAACTTGTTAATAATGAATATGGCGGATTTGGAGCAGATTTGGGTTGTCCAAATGAGGCCCAGGATTATGGTGGAGCTTTTGTTCATCAGTGTGTAGGTGGAAATTTAGGAGAGTATTTAACAACCGTGGCAAACATGAAAGACCCGCTAGGTGTGGCAAGTTGTCAAAGTGATTGTACTAAGCCTTGTGATTATACTATTAGAGGAATTAATGATGATGAATTTGCAGTTTACTTTTATCTGGAAACTGGGGCTGGCCAATTCAAAGAACCTGGTTGTTACTTTTTGACAGACAAAGGGATTATAAAGAAATAA
- a CDS encoding type II secretion system protein: MKRVKGFTLIELLVVIAIIGLLSSLAVVSLGNIREKARDTKRLSDLSAVQTAMALVQEEYGFEGVADCDPGDAMHTCTGGTLEEFLPGVATLKDPLGDTVCTVATCNKACDYTPIEVDDYDWAVLFYLENGAGQYDEPGCYIQTEKGVFKN, encoded by the coding sequence ATGAAAAGAGTCAAAGGTTTTACTTTAATTGAACTTTTGGTGGTAATAGCCATTATTGGGTTATTATCATCGCTAGCAGTTGTTTCTCTTGGTAACATTAGAGAAAAAGCTCGTGATACTAAACGTCTTAGTGATTTATCTGCTGTACAAACAGCCATGGCCTTAGTTCAAGAAGAATATGGGTTTGAAGGTGTTGCTGATTGTGATCCAGGGGATGCTATGCATACTTGTACGGGCGGAACTTTAGAGGAATTTTTACCAGGAGTTGCAACTTTAAAAGATCCTTTGGGTGATACTGTTTGTACTGTTGCGACTTGTAATAAAGCGTGTGATTACACACCTATTGAAGTCGATGATTATGATTGGGCAGTGCTATTCTATTTAGAAAATGGAGCTGGACAGTATGATGAACCAGGATGTTATATTCAAACAGAAAAAGGTGTATTTAAAAACTAA
- a CDS encoding type II secretion system F family protein translates to MPIFSYRARKKQEEDIFEGLVEAESESLAVDILEERGFMVLFVEEKKTGLANLELMLGGVKAKDLVIFSRQLSILISAGVPVVESLKDVVNQTKNKKLKKSIVEVATEVEGGVKFSEALANHPKVFDNFFVNIIKSGEVSGRLQEVLLYLADQLEKDYDLRSKIKGALIYPAFVVGSLFAIGVLMMVFVIPKLTDMLSQTGAQLPLATRILKGTSDFMVNFWWLVFLIIIVIIILVYFYSKSVVGRKHIDNIKLRLPIFGKLFNYISVIRFSLGLRTLMLGGVDVVSGLEISSAMVGNVVYSDLIDKTRENIESGGGFGEIFENNKLVPKMLPQMLDTGEATGKIEDVLEKVSDFYTREVNNLISNMMSLMEPFIMVVLGVAVGLMITAIVLPMYEISTNM, encoded by the coding sequence ATGCCAATATTCAGTTATCGAGCACGAAAAAAACAAGAAGAAGATATATTTGAAGGATTAGTTGAAGCTGAGTCTGAAAGTTTGGCTGTGGACATTTTGGAAGAAAGAGGCTTCATGGTTTTATTTGTTGAAGAAAAAAAAACTGGTTTAGCAAATTTGGAATTAATGTTGGGTGGTGTTAAGGCAAAAGATTTAGTAATTTTCTCACGACAATTGTCAATTTTAATTTCTGCTGGCGTGCCTGTGGTTGAATCGCTGAAAGATGTTGTTAATCAAACCAAGAATAAAAAACTAAAAAAATCAATTGTTGAAGTGGCAACTGAGGTGGAAGGCGGAGTAAAGTTTTCTGAAGCATTGGCTAATCATCCAAAAGTTTTTGATAATTTTTTTGTTAATATTATCAAGTCTGGAGAAGTGTCAGGTCGTTTACAAGAAGTGCTTTTATATTTAGCCGATCAATTAGAAAAGGATTATGATTTACGTAGTAAAATCAAGGGCGCATTAATTTATCCAGCCTTTGTGGTTGGTAGTTTGTTTGCCATTGGCGTTTTAATGATGGTCTTTGTTATTCCTAAATTGACGGATATGTTGTCCCAAACTGGCGCCCAACTTCCTTTGGCGACAAGAATTTTGAAAGGGACAAGTGATTTTATGGTTAATTTTTGGTGGTTGGTGTTTTTGATAATTATTGTTATTATAATACTTGTATATTTTTATTCTAAAAGTGTTGTTGGTCGAAAACATATTGACAATATAAAGTTGCGATTGCCAATCTTTGGTAAGTTGTTTAATTATATTTCTGTTATTCGATTTTCTCTTGGACTGCGAACTTTAATGCTTGGTGGGGTTGATGTTGTCAGTGGTCTGGAAATTAGTTCTGCTATGGTTGGTAATGTTGTTTATTCTGATTTGATTGATAAGACACGAGAAAATATAGAGAGTGGCGGAGGTTTTGGCGAAATTTTTGAAAACAATAAATTAGTCCCTAAAATGTTACCTCAAATGTTGGATACAGGAGAGGCTACCGGAAAGATTGAAGATGTCCTAGAAAAAGTCAGCGATTTTTATACTCGTGAAGTTAATAATCTCATTTCAAATATGATGTCTCTGATGGAGCCATTTATAATGGTAGTCTTGGGCGTCGCAGTTGGTTTAATGATTACAGCGATAGTACTCCCAATGTATGAAATTTCAACAAATATGTGA
- a CDS encoding type II/IV secretion system protein, translated as MLRENQKNLLHFLVGKKAIREIQEQEVENVLKSANDKDLREILVKGGFVDAEVLAQAEAEFYNHPYVNLILEKLTAEVNDVLPRNLAEQHFVLCFSKHGTKLKLALAKPEDYDAREALDFWASSKGYTVEYYVCSLHAWQEKFQNYNVFGEDVASAVDQVEKEREEKKDEDDLSTDNIEEVIKRAPVAQIVSMIVKHAVESRASDIHIEPFEKSSRVRYRIDGILTTVLTVPAHVHDSIISRIKVLSNLKIDETRVPQDGRFKYKSGKHEFDLRVSVMPLSGKEKVTMRLLDVSSKALSLEQLGFSDNIIEIIHKALKQTFGMVLVTGPTGSGKSTTLFSLLSILNKEGVNITTLEDPIEYNVPGINQAQVRPEVKFTFASGLRSLMRQDPDIIMVGEIRDSETAEMSVHAALTGHLLFSTLHTNDSIGSVPRLVDMKVEPFLLASTLNLVIAQRLGRRICSKCKEKTPLPEETANKIRKELAKLPRRLLPKDINLEGELSGYKGKGCPACKNSGYSGRVVFSEVLPINEKMRSLIANNFPKAEVLKELAEIGVVSLLQDGIIKALQGSTALEEVFRVSKEVEEQE; from the coding sequence ATGTTAAGGGAAAACCAAAAAAATTTATTACACTTCCTGGTTGGGAAAAAGGCAATTAGGGAAATTCAGGAACAGGAAGTTGAGAATGTTCTAAAAAGCGCAAATGACAAAGATTTGCGCGAAATTTTAGTTAAGGGTGGGTTTGTGGATGCAGAAGTTTTAGCTCAGGCAGAGGCAGAGTTTTATAACCACCCATATGTTAATTTAATACTTGAAAAACTTACAGCGGAAGTGAATGATGTTTTACCTCGTAATTTAGCAGAGCAACATTTCGTCTTATGTTTTTCTAAACATGGAACAAAATTAAAATTAGCTTTAGCTAAACCAGAAGATTATGATGCTCGAGAAGCCTTGGATTTTTGGGCCTCCAGTAAAGGTTATACTGTGGAATACTATGTTTGCTCTCTTCATGCCTGGCAGGAGAAGTTTCAAAATTATAATGTGTTTGGAGAAGATGTGGCCAGCGCAGTTGATCAGGTTGAAAAAGAGCGCGAAGAAAAAAAAGACGAAGATGATCTGTCAACTGATAATATTGAGGAAGTCATTAAAAGAGCCCCAGTTGCTCAGATTGTATCAATGATTGTTAAGCATGCTGTAGAAAGTAGGGCTTCAGATATACATATTGAGCCGTTTGAAAAATCTTCCCGTGTTCGCTATCGCATTGATGGAATATTAACTACAGTTTTAACTGTTCCTGCACATGTTCATGATTCAATTATTTCTCGTATCAAAGTGTTGTCTAATTTGAAAATTGACGAAACTCGTGTTCCTCAAGATGGGCGATTTAAGTATAAATCTGGTAAACATGAATTTGATTTACGTGTTTCAGTTATGCCTTTGTCAGGCAAAGAAAAAGTGACAATGAGGTTATTGGATGTTTCTAGCAAGGCCCTGTCGCTAGAACAGCTTGGCTTTAGTGATAATATAATTGAAATAATTCACAAAGCACTAAAGCAAACTTTTGGCATGGTTTTAGTTACTGGGCCGACTGGATCTGGTAAATCAACTACTTTGTTTTCACTTTTAAGTATTTTGAACAAAGAAGGAGTGAATATTACAACGTTAGAAGATCCTATTGAGTATAATGTTCCAGGAATTAATCAAGCGCAAGTTCGTCCTGAAGTGAAATTTACTTTTGCGTCTGGTTTACGTTCTTTGATGAGGCAAGACCCCGATATTATCATGGTTGGTGAAATTAGAGATAGTGAAACTGCGGAAATGTCAGTACACGCTGCTCTGACAGGTCATTTATTGTTTTCGACTTTACATACTAATGATTCTATTGGTTCAGTTCCTCGTTTGGTTGATATGAAAGTAGAACCATTTTTATTAGCCTCAACTTTAAATTTAGTAATTGCTCAGAGACTGGGTCGGCGAATCTGTTCTAAATGCAAGGAAAAAACACCTTTACCTGAAGAAACGGCAAATAAAATACGCAAAGAGTTGGCTAAATTACCTCGTCGTCTATTGCCAAAAGATATTAATTTAGAAGGAGAATTGTCTGGATATAAGGGTAAGGGTTGTCCAGCGTGTAAGAATTCTGGTTACAGTGGAAGAGTTGTTTTTTCAGAGGTTTTACCTATTAATGAAAAAATGCGCTCTCTAATTGCTAATAATTTTCCAAAAGCCGAAGTCCTGAAGGAGTTGGCTGAGATTGGGGTAGTCAGTTTATTACAAGACGGAATTATAAAAGCGCTACAAGGCAGTACAGCTTTGGAGGAGGTCTTTAGGGTTAGCAAAGAAGTTGAAGAGCAAGAGTAA
- the pilO gene encoding type 4a pilus biogenesis protein PilO has product MFEQKKQNNPNKSGKVKSNQPDNIKLKRQVPGSMVKRKAGPTLISDGVKKKNGFINFAESFIRLYRLIFLLVVIIVLLAVSYGGYWLYKVNIVEWQGLIEKKQQTLDIKEQELNQLKSIKVSYEDLEDSSKKILQVLPDERDLPSVFVQLEALAYKHNLFLSTVDIAAEQSTGEEKRKKDKVELHKLVINLSLSGGDYFTLKNFLNDVENNLRLLDIRSIVYSPEGNTYNISMNTYYFGEGYAITQEEE; this is encoded by the coding sequence ATGTTTGAACAAAAAAAGCAGAACAATCCTAATAAATCCGGCAAGGTTAAGTCCAATCAACCGGATAATATTAAACTGAAGAGACAAGTTCCGGGCTCCATGGTCAAGCGCAAGGCAGGGCCAACTTTAATTTCTGATGGTGTAAAAAAGAAAAATGGATTTATTAATTTTGCAGAAAGTTTTATTCGGTTATATCGTCTAATTTTTTTATTGGTTGTGATTATTGTATTATTGGCGGTGTCTTATGGTGGGTATTGGTTATATAAAGTTAATATCGTAGAGTGGCAAGGTCTAATTGAAAAAAAACAGCAAACCTTGGATATCAAGGAACAGGAATTAAACCAATTAAAATCTATCAAGGTTAGTTATGAGGATTTAGAAGATTCATCAAAAAAGATCTTGCAGGTTTTGCCGGACGAAAGAGATTTGCCTAGTGTTTTTGTGCAATTAGAAGCTTTAGCTTATAAACATAATTTGTTTTTGTCGACGGTTGATATTGCGGCTGAACAATCAACTGGCGAAGAAAAAAGGAAGAAGGACAAAGTTGAGTTGCATAAATTGGTTATTAACCTTAGCTTGTCTGGAGGTGATTATTTTACCCTAAAAAACTTTTTAAATGATGTAGAAAATAATTTGAGATTGCTGGATATTAGGTCAATTGTTTATTCACCAGAAGGCAATACCTACAATATTTCCATGAATACATATTATTTTGGCGAAGGTTATGCAATTACACAAGAAGAAGAGTAA
- a CDS encoding PilN domain-containing protein yields the protein MSISLLPEDLRDKEDQEKEKVKQAMGDPKFKMHLPEEKTNALGDKQPVKKQEVGIEIGLENAKPEQKKGIFRMVKKKSPQPLKPPAPPKIEKPVAPLAPPPAPVKRDESTFLMHIPKILNRLNGKGKKIIRETADQLEEVVSPPPLADQFGKKNWQEQGPQPEVNLMEEDYVLLVRRQFWLRVRNLLVVVFIFSMIFVGGYIFIKIQKTNLLKQYAELGQTINQTEAEINSHSLEKIQAISLKDRAQVLQILLNNHIYWTQFLDKLEHHTVKDVYYTNFVAQSNGNIVLSAKAKTYNNVAEQLLTFKESDFVDSVEINSASQAPEEVVEDLTFLDLELSDEIEAVEAVEVAPVSPIDFSITLKLKQDALLK from the coding sequence ATGTCTATCAGTTTACTTCCAGAAGACCTGCGGGACAAAGAAGATCAGGAAAAGGAAAAAGTTAAACAAGCCATGGGTGATCCTAAGTTCAAGATGCATTTGCCAGAAGAAAAGACAAATGCCTTGGGTGATAAACAACCTGTTAAAAAACAGGAGGTTGGTATTGAGATTGGTCTAGAAAACGCTAAGCCCGAACAAAAAAAAGGAATTTTTCGAATGGTTAAAAAAAAATCTCCGCAGCCCTTAAAACCACCCGCCCCACCAAAGATTGAGAAGCCAGTTGCACCTCTTGCTCCACCACCTGCGCCAGTAAAACGAGACGAATCAACTTTTTTAATGCATATTCCAAAGATACTTAATCGGTTGAATGGAAAAGGAAAAAAGATTATTCGGGAAACTGCTGATCAGCTTGAAGAAGTTGTAAGTCCTCCTCCGCTAGCAGATCAGTTTGGCAAAAAAAATTGGCAAGAGCAAGGACCACAACCTGAAGTGAATTTAATGGAAGAGGATTATGTATTGTTGGTACGTAGACAGTTTTGGTTAAGAGTACGAAATTTATTGGTTGTCGTTTTTATATTCTCAATGATTTTTGTTGGTGGTTATATTTTTATTAAAATTCAGAAAACAAATTTATTAAAACAGTACGCTGAATTAGGTCAGACTATAAATCAAACTGAAGCAGAAATTAATTCTCATAGTCTAGAAAAAATACAAGCAATTTCGCTAAAGGATAGAGCCCAGGTTTTGCAGATTCTCCTGAATAATCATATTTATTGGACGCAGTTTTTGGATAAATTGGAACACCATACTGTTAAAGATGTATATTATACAAATTTTGTTGCTCAAAGTAATGGTAATATAGTGCTAAGTGCTAAAGCCAAAACTTATAACAATGTGGCAGAACAGCTTTTGACGTTCAAGGAATCAGATTTTGTCGATTCTGTAGAAATTAATTCTGCTAGTCAAGCACCTGAAGAAGTCGTGGAAGATTTAACTTTTTTAGACCTGGAATTAAGTGATGAAATTGAGGCGGTGGAAGCAGTGGAAGTAGCGCCGGTTTCCCCAATTGACTTTAGTATTACACTCAAGCTAAAACAAGATGCATTATTGAAATAA